Within Proteobacteria bacterium CG1_02_64_396, the genomic segment CGACGCGACACCGTGACCGGCACCCCCTCGCCGTTGCGGGCATGGATCGCCACCCAGCCGTTGAGCACCAGATAAAGCGAGCCGCCGCTGTCCCCCTCTTCACACAAGATATCTTTGGGTTTTAAGCGCCGAGGTTGACTCGAAAAGGCGAGCAGAAATCTGAACGTGGGGCTCAACGCCGAAAACAAGGGGTGGGCGCCAAGGCCCCACAACACATTGCGCTGAAACAGCTCCCGGCCCTCCCCCTGCTCGCGCCAGTCGAAACGCTCGTAGCGATAACGCAACACCTTGCAGGGGGTGCGGGTGGCGATCGTCTCTTTGAAGTGGTCCGAAGCGGGAAAAAGGGGGGAGGCGCCGAAAATTTCGTTGGGGCCGAGCCGGTCGACCCAGCGCAGGGTTGGCTCCTCGGCGATCTCCCAAATCGAGGTTCCGGTCACCAACACGTCGCAAGCCCCCTCGACCAGCAGGAAGATCTCCCCCTTGGAGTCCCCATCCCGCACCAGGTTTTCACCCTCGGGGAACTGCACCGGATCGGCCTCGAAACGGCGGTCGGCGAGCAGTTGTTTGAGCAGCTCGGCCCGCTGCTTGCGCCTGAGCTGCTCGACCTGATCGGTCAGGTGGATCTCAGCCCGGGCCGAGACAACCGCCAGTTCGACCCGTAGCGCCAGGGGGGGGAAGCGCTCGAAGGGGGCGAGTTTGCCGCTGCTCAGCCAGTCCCCCAGGGTCTCCAACCCCTCGACGTAATCCTCTTGGCACCCCTCAATCCCCTGCAAAAGCGGCAACACCCCCAACCACGCCTCGGCCCCCCGGTCCCACCGCTTTTGCCGCTCCCACAAACGGGCGAGCTGCATACGTGCGTAGGGATCGGCGGGGTGGCGTTGCACCAACCCTTCGTATTCGGCGAGCAAACTGGTCGACATCGGGGGGAAACTCCTCGGTCAATGGGAGGGGTCATCTTACGGGATCATATTCGTTGCGCCATGTGTCGACAGGCCGCCACAACCACGGGCACACCCCCCCCGAAGTGGGTATGATCACCCCCCCTTGAACCCATTCTCCCCGGCGGCCCCATGTTCGAATCGGAATTGCTCCACAACATCTCCATCTGGGCGCTGCCAGTGCTGCTGGCCATCACCCTGCACGAGGTGGCGCACGGCTGGGTCGCCGACCGGCTGGGCGATTCGACCGCCCGGATGCTGGGGCGGTTGACCCTCAACCCCGTCGCCCACATCGATCCGGTCGGCACCATCGTCGTCCCCCTGGGGCTGGTGATCATGGGCTCTCCCTTTTTGTTCGGCTGGGCCAAGCCGGTGCCGGTGATCTTCCGCAACCTCAACCACCCCAAGCGGGACATGGTCTGGGTGGCGGCGGCGGGGCCGATCAGCAATCTGTTGCAGGCGATGCTTTGGGTCGTCGTACTCAAAATCGCCGCCGGGCTCGATAGCGACTGGCTGGCCCAGCCGCTGTACGAGATGGCCCAGGCAGGGCTGCTTATCAACGCGATTTTGATGGTCTTCAACCTGATCCCGATCCCCCCGCTGGACGGGGGGCGGGTGGCGGTGGGGCTGCTGCCGCGCGGCGCTTCGTATCAGCTGTCCCGTATCGGGCCATTCGGTTTTTTGATTTTATTGGCCCTGCTCATGACCGGTATGCTCGGCGCGGTGATTGGACCGGTCATTCGTAGTGTCATCCTGACCCTGCTCTCTTTGGCGGGCATTCAGTAGAGCGGCCCCAAGCCCGTCTCCCTTCACCTACCAAGTTGTACCAAGGAGCTCTCCCGTGAGTCGTCGCAGAATTCTTTCCGGCATGCGCACCACCGGTCGTCTTCACCTCGGGCATTACATGGGGGTGTTGGTCAACTGGGCCAAGCTGCAAGAGACGGAGGAATGCTTCTTCTTTGCCGCCGATTGGCACGCTTTAACCACCGAATATGCCAACCCCGGTCTGGTGAAGGCGTCGCTGACCGGCATGATGGTCGATTGGCTCGCCGCCGGGATCGATCCCGAAAAGGCGACGATTTTTGTGCAGTCCTGGGTGCCGGAGCACGCCGAGCTGCACCTGCTGTTCTCGATGAGCACCCCGCTGTCGTGGCTGGAGCGGGTGCCCACCTATAAAGATCAGATCGAAAACCTCAAACACAAAGATTTGGGGACCTACGGCTTCCTCGGCTACCCGCTGTTGCAAAGCGCCGACATCCTGGTCTACCGGGCCGATGGGGTGCCGGTGGGCGAAGACCAAGTTCCCCACATCGAGCTCACCCGCGAGGTGGCGCGGCGCTTCAATCATTTGTATGGCGAGAAGGTCGGCCCCGACGAGCCGCCCCGTGGCCCGCTGATCGAGCCCCAAGCGCTGCTCACCCCCGCCTCGAAACTGCTGGGGACCGACGGGCGCAAGATGAGCAAGTCGTACAACAACTTCATCGCACTCGGCGAGGCCGAGGAGTCGGCCAAAAAGAAGATCATGACCATGACCACCGACACCCAGCGGGTGCGGCGAACCGACCCAGGCGATCCCGACGTCTGTCCGGTTTTCGACTACCACAAGGCCTTTTCGGATCAGGCGACACGGGACGAAGTCGCCGAGGGGTGCCGCAGCGCCGGGATCGGCTGCATCGATTGCAAGAAAAAGCTCTGGGCGTTTATGGATGCCGAGCTCGCCCCCATCCGCGAGCGCGTCGCCTTCTGGGAGCAGCGCCCCCGTGAGATCGAAGACCTCTTGGTTGGCGGCTCGCTGCGAGCCCGGCGCGAGGCCGAAAAAACCATGGCCGAGGTGCGCAAGGCGATGGGGTTGCCCGACCACGAAGCGATTCGCGGGGGGGCGGTCTGAGGACGGCAATCGGCCCCCCCACCCCAAGGGGGGCGGTGGGGATCTTGGTAGGAGCGGCGCCCTCGCCGCGATTGTTCATACCACGAGGTAACCATGACCACCTGTGCATCCGGCGCCTGCGGCTGTGGCCCCGCCACTTGTGGCCCCGCCACTTGTGGCCCCGCCACTTGTGACCCCAAGGCCCCGCCCCAAAAAGGGCCGCCCCCCATCCCCTGCCCCCGCTGCGGCGCCCCCATGCGCACGGTGCTGGCCGCCACCCTGGAATCGGTGCTGAACGAAGGGGGGCTGGCCGCCTGGGGAGGAAAGGGTCCGCTGTTCATCTGCCGCACCCCCGGCTGCGCGGTGGTCTATTCCAACCTGGTTGGCAACCCGGTGTTGACCCAGGAGCACCTCAAGCACCCCTACGGGGCCAAGCTGGGGGCCGACCCGGCGATTGCCTGCCCCTGCTTCGGCTTCACCTGGGATCAGGTCGAAACCCGTAAGAAAGCAGACCCGGTGAGCGCAACCATCGCCGCCAAGATCGGCAGCGAGGGGTGCGATTGCCGCCACACCAACCCCGAGGGAATCTGCTGTCTGGCGGCGGTGAAGGAGCGGGAAGAGGGGGGCTGATCGGGGGGAAAGGTGGATGCGCTGCGCTTATCCACCCTACGCCGCCGCGAAGCCCGAAACGTAGGGTGGATAAGCGCAGAGCATCCACCGGCAAGCGGTCGCCCGACCCCCGCCGCACAAGGGAAAACGCAAGGGTGGCTCGGCACCCCGCCGCCACCACAACACCGTTCACACGTGGGAATCCACCTTGATCGAATGCGACGTCCTCATCATCGGCGGTGGTAGCGCCGGACTGGCCTGCGCCCTGTCGCTGCCCGACACCGTTTCGGTGGTCATCGCCGCCAAATCGGCGGTGGAGCAGTGCAACTCGTTCCAGGCGCAAGGGGGAATCGCGGCGGTGACCGACCCCGAAGATTCCTTCGCGTCCCACATCGAGGACACCCTGGAGGCGGGCAGCCGTCTCAACGATCCCGAGGTGGTCCGTTTCATCGTCGAGCAGGCCCCCGCCGCCATCGCTTTTCTCGTCCAGGCGGGGGTGACCTTCACCCTGTGTTCGGGGGAGGCCGACTGCACCACCGGCTTTCACCTCACCCGCGAGGGGGGGCACAGCCGCAGGCGCATCCTGCACGCCGCCGACGCCACCGGCGCCGCCATCA encodes:
- a CDS encoding tryptophan--tRNA ligase, with the protein product MRTTGRLHLGHYMGVLVNWAKLQETEECFFFAADWHALTTEYANPGLVKASLTGMMVDWLAAGIDPEKATIFVQSWVPEHAELHLLFSMSTPLSWLERVPTYKDQIENLKHKDLGTYGFLGYPLLQSADILVYRADGVPVGEDQVPHIELTREVARRFNHLYGEKVGPDEPPRGPLIEPQALLTPASKLLGTDGRKMSKSYNNFIALGEAEESAKKKIMTMTTDTQRVRRTDPGDPDVCPVFDYHKAFSDQATRDEVAEGCRSAGIGCIDCKKKLWAFMDAELAPIRERVAFWEQRPREIEDLLVGGSLRARREAEKTMAEVRKAMGLPDHEAIRGGAV
- a CDS encoding site-2 protease family protein — encoded protein: MFESELLHNISIWALPVLLAITLHEVAHGWVADRLGDSTARMLGRLTLNPVAHIDPVGTIVVPLGLVIMGSPFLFGWAKPVPVIFRNLNHPKRDMVWVAAAGPISNLLQAMLWVVVLKIAAGLDSDWLAQPLYEMAQAGLLINAILMVFNLIPIPPLDGGRVAVGLLPRGASYQLSRIGPFGFLILLALLMTGMLGAVIGPVIRSVILTLLSLAGIQ